The Primulina tabacum isolate GXHZ01 unplaced genomic scaffold, ASM2559414v2 Contig396, whole genome shotgun sequence genome has a window encoding:
- the LOC142534161 gene encoding uncharacterized protein LOC142534161, which produces LSSSALFYFRTYNGLTKIQRTEWNNRGVSTLHAILISTASLYFVFWSDLFSDDLSTGLIILRNSTLSTVTLGVSVGYFISDLGMICWLYPSLGGVEYIVHHSLSGIAVAYFHVYWRGAAFYTFMVLISEVTTPEINMRWYLDIAGLKKSNAYLINGSVIFFAWVGENSFVCFYVYHVYLHHDQVMQMHIIGFLLVHGYPLHLQS; this is translated from the exons CTCAGCTCATCAGCTCTTTTTTACTTCAGGACCTATAATGGCCTCACAAAGATTCAACGAACAGAGTGGAACAATCG TGGTGTTTCCACTCTTCATGCCATTTTAATATCAACTGCGTCCTTGTATTTTGTGTTCTGGTCCGATCTCTTCTCTGATGACCTGTCTACGGGTCTTATCATACTCCGGAATTCAACTCTCTCAACTGTTACTCTTGGG GTATCTGTTGGGTACTTTATTTCAGACCTTGGAATGATTTGTTGGCTGTATCCTTCTTTGGGTGGAGTGGAGTAC ATAGTCCATCACTCTCTTTCAGGGATTGCCGTAGCATATTTCCATGTTTACTGGAGAGGGGCAGCTTTTTACACGTTCATGGTGCTGATATCTGAGGTGACAACCCCAGAGATCAACATGAGATG GTATCTAGATATTGCTGGGTTGAAGAAATCCAACGCATATCTGATCAATGGCAGTGTGATATTTTTTGCTTGG GTAGGCGAGAattcttttgtttgtttttatgtttACCATGTTTACCTCCACCATGATCAG GTTATGCAGATGCACATAATTGGTTTTCTTTTGGTACACGGGTACCCTCTACACTTGCAATCATGA